The Polyangium mundeleinium genome contains the following window.
ATTGAGGCGTAAGATGAGAACAGAGGTTCGAATCCTGGTCAGAAGCGACCGCATCCCGGAGGGGCCGCATGCGCTGCTCGGCTCCCTGGGATGCGGTCCCGACGTGGTAGAGATCAACGATGACGCGATCTTCACCATCGTCACCCTGAACGAAGGGGACGAACGGTTGCGGCGCCTCCTGCTCATTTTGAACGAACGTGGCGTTTCCTGGTTGGAACGGCGCTATGACTGCTTCACCGATGAGGAGCTCGAAGCGGCGCCGCTGCTCATCATGTCGTACGACGTCAATGCCCGAGTCTTCGGCGGGCCGCGGATGGGCACGACGTACGACATGTCCGACGCATGCAAGCGCTGCGGTGCCGGGGCCCGGCAGACGTCCGCGATGATCATCGACGTCGAAGACCTCCACAAACTCGAAGGCCGGCGCGCGGCCACGACCCCCTACGACGACGTACTCGTCGACGAGAACCTGGCTGCCGTGCTCGCGGAGAGCGGCGCGACGGGGCTCTCGTTCCGGGGCGTGTTCACGGCGTTCGAGAAGCGGGGGCACATTCAGCTTCCGTGGCGTCAGCTCTGCGCCACGCACACGATGCCGCCGATGTCTCCACGTTCAACCGGGATCGTACCCGACGACCTCTGCTGTTGCAGCAGGAGCGGCTTCGACACGCCCACGGAGATCCCCACCCGCCTCGTCTACCGCGCCGCGGATTTCGCAGAGATCCGCGATATCAACGTGACCTGGGAATGGTTCGGCGATACTCACTACGAAGGCGACGTGGGCGATGCCCTGTTCGCATATCCCAGGTTCCTCGTCACACCCAAGGTCCGCCGCATCTTCCGGGACGCAGGCGTCACCGGCTTCGACTGGCTCCCGATCCGCGTCGTCGACGAATAGGCCCGGGGCGCTGCGGGCCCGTCCCGCCCGCACCCTTACGACCCACCTGCCTCAATCGATCTGCAAATGCCAGTGCGGGGGCGGCGACTCTTCGAGCAGCGCTATGCCCGGCGAAGCGCGCGCGCCGTCCGCGCTGGGGCGCTTCGGCTTGGAGCTGCGCGCGGCCGCGAAAATCGGTTGGGCCAGCTGGCTGGTTCCTCCAAAAACCTGCTCAGCCCTTGGTTCGCCCCGCCCGCAGCGCCTCTTCGTAGCCGCCTTGCACGTAGAGCGGCAGCTCGCCCTTTTCGAGCGTCTCTGCCTGATAGGCGAGCATGCGTCGCTGGCCTTCCTCCGCGACATCGAGGCCGAGGAACTCCTTGGCTTCGAGCTTGATGCCGTCGGGGAGGGGGAGGGAGCCGCCGAAGTACACCGAACGCTTGATCGCGCCGATGCTCGGCTTGTGGCGCTTGCCGAGCTCGTCGGCGAGCGCGGTTGCCTTGGCGACCACGCTGTCCTTGGGCACCACCGCGTCGACCGCGCCGATCTCGAGCGCCTGCGCCGGCGTGAAGGGTTTGCCGTCGAGGATGGCAACCAGCGAACGGTGCACGCCCACCAGACGGGTCAGTCGCTGGCTGCCGCCGCCACCCGGCATGATCCCGAGCAAGACTTCGGGTTGACCGATGAACGCATCACGGTCGGACATGACACGCAGATCGCACGCCCAGGCGAGCTCGGCGCCCAGGCCGAGCGCGGCGCCTTCCAGCGCGGCCACGAACACCGCCGCGGCACCGTTCATGCGAAGAAACAGGCCATGCAATCGGTCGAGTCCGACGTATTCTGGCGGTGGCGGCGGAGCATCGGCGTCGGCGTTCGATCGCAACCTTGCCACGTACTGCGCACCCCCTTCCTGAAGCCACTTCACGTCCGCGTGGCTGATGAAACGCGTGGGGTGCGTGCTGGTGAGGACCACGGCGCGCACGTCGGGATCGGTGTCCGCGCGCTCCACCAGGGCCTCCAGCTGCCGCGCCAGATTGGCACCGAACACCTGGAGCGGCCCCGCGTCGATGCGGGCCACCAAGGTGGCGCCGTGGGCTTCTACTTCTACCTTCACTTCGGGCTCTCGTTCTCGTGTCATGGGGTCCTCACTGCTTAATTTCCGATCCGGTCCAACGGAGGGTGCGCGCTCAGCGGTCCGCGCGGCGCAGCACCACCATCGCAATCGCGGGCGCTCTGCGCCAGTGGCGCGATTGACAACGTTCGGTCCAGAATAGCCACATGTTCGTCCACCTCCTCCTCGACGGCTTCTCCGATGGATCGCTCGGCGTCGCGCTCGACATCCTCGGTACCGCTGCACATTTCAGTCGGTCAGGTCGTGTGTCGGTGCGGCTCGGCAAGCGGGATCTCGTGCAGCGGGTGGTGTCGATCGACGGCGCGCCGGTTCGTTCTTCGGTGGGGCGCACGGCTCCCGTGGATGGCGCCCTCCATCTTCGCGCGCTACGCCCGCAGGACGTGGTCCTGGTCCCGGGCATGTTCTCGGCGAGCGGACGTACCCTGGACGATCTGCTCGGTCGCGAGGAGCTCCGGCGCGCCGCCGTGCTGCTGGCAAAGGCCAGCGCAAAGGGGGTGGTGGTGGCAGCTTCGTGCTCGGCCGTGTTCGTGCTTGCGGCGTCGGGACTGCTCGACGGGAGGTCCGCGACCACGTCATGGTGGCTCGCCTCCGAGCTCGCGCGGCGCTTCCCCGAGGTCTCGGTTTCGGCCGACCGCATGGTGGTCGACGAAGGGGATGTGATCACGGCCGGCGCCGCGCTCGCGCACGCCGATCTCACCCTCGCGATCG
Protein-coding sequences here:
- a CDS encoding enoyl-CoA hydratase/isomerase family protein, with amino-acid sequence MTREREPEVKVEVEAHGATLVARIDAGPLQVFGANLARQLEALVERADTDPDVRAVVLTSTHPTRFISHADVKWLQEGGAQYVARLRSNADADAPPPPPEYVGLDRLHGLFLRMNGAAAVFVAALEGAALGLGAELAWACDLRVMSDRDAFIGQPEVLLGIMPGGGGSQRLTRLVGVHRSLVAILDGKPFTPAQALEIGAVDAVVPKDSVVAKATALADELGKRHKPSIGAIKRSVYFGGSLPLPDGIKLEAKEFLGLDVAEEGQRRMLAYQAETLEKGELPLYVQGGYEEALRAGRTKG
- a CDS encoding GlxA family transcriptional regulator, which gives rise to MFVHLLLDGFSDGSLGVALDILGTAAHFSRSGRVSVRLGKRDLVQRVVSIDGAPVRSSVGRTAPVDGALHLRALRPQDVVLVPGMFSASGRTLDDLLGREELRRAAVLLAKASAKGVVVAASCSAVFVLAASGLLDGRSATTSWWLASELARRFPEVSVSADRMVVDEGDVITAGAALAHADLTLAIVARTVGPSLPHLVSRYLVLDERPTQARYMLLDHLRANDPAVLALEAFVVRNLSRQISLEELARAAGVSSRTLARRVRASVGSSPQAFVQRVRIRSAVHLLETTRDSVDDIAERVGYADAAAFRRVFRRYAGESPRQLRERA